A stretch of DNA from Halobacillus litoralis:
AAGCTTGAACAGCTTCAAGTAAAAGATCATATTTCTCCCGGTAGAATTTTAGAGGTGTTTGAAGTGATCCAAACCTATGTGGGAAAAGTAGGGTTAAAAGAGCTGCATGTGGAAAGCCATTCCGATACACTTGACTTTCTTTTGCAACACCAACAGTTCAAGAAAAAGGATGTCGAAAAAAGACTGTGGATTTATGAAGTTAATCACAGTTAATTGTGCATAAGTTGCTTAGTTATTCACAAAAGGGGTATTGTTTGTTAATAACTTGTGAATAAAAAAATTCCATACTCAAATTTACTAACGGATTCTTTGGATATGTGGGTAAAATTGTGGATAACTTGAGGACATCTTGTGAATAATGTCTAAATTTGCGATATTTTGTAGAATTAATCATAATAGACAGTGACAGCAGATACGGAATAAAGGGGTACGTACGATGAGTATGGAAACGAAATGGTGGAAACAAAGGAAGAACTCAAAAGATATGGATGCTCATGTCCAAGAAGCTTCGGCTCTACTTAGGGAAAAACAGGTGGTCGCTTTTCCGACGGAAACAGTCTACGGTTTAGGTGCGGATGCAACGGAAAAAGAGGCGGTCCAGCGGATTTTTGAGGCCAAAGGCCGACCAGCAGATAATCCTTTAATTGTTCATGTGGCAGATGAGGATCAAGTGAGTCAGTTAGTATCTGAGATTTCCCCTGTGGCACGGAAACTGATGGATGAATTCTGGCCCGGACCGTTGACTCTTGTTCTCAAGAGTAATGGGACAGCCGCTGAAAATGTGACGGCGGGATTATCCACAATTGGAATTCGAATGCCGGATCACCCCCTTGCTCTTTCCTTACTCCGTAAAACCGGAAAACCATTAGCCGCGCCAAGCGCAAATCGATCTGGAAGACCAAGTCCTACAACGGCCGATCACGTCTATCAGGATTTGGATGGAAAAATTGCCGGCATCTTGGACGGGGGTCCGACAGGTGTCGGAGTGGAATCAACCGTTGTGGACTGCACGACTGAA
This window harbors:
- a CDS encoding L-threonylcarbamoyladenylate synthase encodes the protein MSMETKWWKQRKNSKDMDAHVQEASALLREKQVVAFPTETVYGLGADATEKEAVQRIFEAKGRPADNPLIVHVADEDQVSQLVSEISPVARKLMDEFWPGPLTLVLKSNGTAAENVTAGLSTIGIRMPDHPLALSLLRKTGKPLAAPSANRSGRPSPTTADHVYQDLDGKIAGILDGGPTGVGVESTVVDCTTEIPIILRPGGVTKEDLEKILPQVMMDPALADEEQKPKSPGMKYTHYAPEAPLWLVDGNDAFFSDQLHQLKKDGNRVGVIASDELAEKLSHNSLIRCGSRSQLNQVAEKLYGALREFKKSDVDLILCETFPEEGVGAAIMNRLNKAAVKRIQTY